In one window of Hugenholtzia roseola DSM 9546 DNA:
- a CDS encoding transposase family protein has product MEISSYFETIADFRVQGRCLHALDDILALVLLGILADNDDFVEIVDFGQDNLAALRADFGLKLANGIPSVDTLERVFKHLNINSLQS; this is encoded by the coding sequence ATGGAAATTAGTTCTTATTTCGAGACAATAGCAGATTTTCGTGTGCAAGGTCGTTGCCTGCATGCGTTGGACGACATTTTGGCTTTAGTCCTTTTGGGGATTTTAGCGGATAATGATGATTTTGTAGAAATCGTTGATTTTGGTCAAGACAATTTAGCGGCTTTGCGAGCAGATTTTGGATTAAAATTAGCCAATGGGATTCCTTCGGTGGATACCTTAGAAAGAGTCTTTAAACATCTGAATATCAATAGCTTACAATCGT